In Procambarus clarkii isolate CNS0578487 chromosome 5, FALCON_Pclarkii_2.0, whole genome shotgun sequence, the following are encoded in one genomic region:
- the LOC123747858 gene encoding uncharacterized protein isoform X1: MLPSPMRALCRGPQEKSPDELHLAVLTGRTKRIKHLLKKGVHIESVNSHGQTPLFCASFGGDNEVVLLLLRLGANPNRRCGLKGATPVHGAAYRGSRRVLRLLAEAGGDLALTDNEDQTPRDYALKQPSPIRRQKILNFLDLLLAMTLHRSLARTATTNTTGLAHPLPHAASKTSLALKGVSSCCIFCKRQGSLASVWGACINEGEAVSPRPQPYTGGTNSTLHKTVSCHILDQMYVSTSLPLLTPGDLKRPEVTGIAYTCGGPTVYSPYTWLGTNVTVRRPTPALSLPKENAQKGEDKSAPDQGACKSLEQELTILRRLRHPAFLEVMAACHVTSPQPDHITLVFQQVPYGSLYHHLHVEHRDLSVGGAVDILVGVVEALLFLHAHNWLHTALSSHALHLVSTNHAKLGGFEFAIEMHGQGCSMKAQDLLRASWLYPWQAPETLSEQMVSIRSEIYSFTAIMWEIWSGMPPWAGVEEAEVVQRVGGGETLPAVSESLPSLVRYLTQYGLKWNSHQRELDLQEIHTMLRSLKIQSNEEDRVPAVPAWGPPSIPNTPVIGRHASQTSAHTSPSSKRNSSLTSQSTSSESTNICKYSSGSPSSHPEISSDFSENNRKSRNSWSSRQVIVTSEVHAPQTSAPRRHNTAHTPQKLHSQEVQKSSNVPLEDKLDGGVPRKTHCVPGNAVGKITGVDSGFSTPCTRTPSPTMDTITSAKINPSFLTSTPSRLPTTSVLRVDLQPDLLPNKVNIKSLSNGQTPDILDRGHMECSKGGCRNRGQVTPRYSALSDQPSPSPITPVTDSDHSRTSSPVDERAVGYGYISNAAKRAFLMESDGGDDGTSALPERPSSASRLDRNDVQHQVTDVLRRAEVVRRGLSMTNISSPSFATSACVTRTTSHVSLTSASSSASSDTSGRRPVRTVSQITLTLRKLSQVSDSSSSKDDLNEPHQEPQALSRRSRSLPKSPAHTPRHCRKAGSTGWEEITGIKPASHQLTRHSSSCSLASGPSSPTHYNSPSTSWQHHNTIGACARPSSSQGSSSHSAAGTEKTSVGRRWKSISGTSGGLGDTAVKIQPRRHSEGQRPRARRSKRHQEVEVEEEFFDDEFNAQLFQQPHMQLSVGSSENLLDSRAPHSMLADGSVSPVSFGLNSFSPSLTSSEDEVDEAEPEGGASRVAGRPCGRLRAVEENGNSEDDNDEGKTQVVIDSLKDFAFVDDAKMPAVSENEQSSDNDDATSGPWRYKEFNKEYEPLKSVELLRNLGKNFSTYLPPHSIGSDTETEP; this comes from the exons GTGTACACATCGAGAGCGTGAACTCCCACGGCCAGACTCCGCTCTTCTGCGCCTCCTTCGGCGGGGACAacgaggtggtgctgctgttgctgcggcTGGGCGCCAATCCTAATCGTCGGTGTGGCCTCAAGGGCGCCACCCCCGTCCACGGCGCTGCCTACAGGGGCTCCCGCAGGGTCCTCAGACTCCTGGCGGAGGCCGGCGGCGATCTTGCCCTCACTGATAATGAGGACCAGACTCCCAG GGACTACGCACTGAAGCAGCCGTCGCCGATCCGTCGCCAGAAGATCCTTAATTTCCTGGACCTGCTGCTGGCGATGACCCTGCACCGCTCCCTGGCccgcaccgccaccaccaacaccaccggcCTCGCCCATCCCCTGCCTCATGCCGCCTCCAAGACCAGCCTCGCCCTCAA AGGTGTTAGTTCCTGCTGCATTTTCTGCAA gCGTCAAGGGAGCCTAGCCAGCGTGTGGGGCGCCTGCATCAACGAAGGGGAGGCGGTGTCTCCACGTCCCCAGCCCTACACTGGTGGCACCAACTCTACCCTCCACAAG ACAGTTTCGTGTCATATTCTGGACCAGATGTATGTCTCGACCTCGCTACCCCTGCTGACCCCAGGTGACCTCAAGCGTCCAGAGGTCACAGGAATTGCTTACAC ATGTGGTGGGCCTACGGTGTACTCTCCCTACACCTGGCTGGGTACCAACGTCACGGTGCGCAGACCCACACCAGCACTATCACTACCCAAGGAAAATGCACAGAAGG GAGAGGACAAGAGTGCCCCTGACCAAGGCGCCTGCAAGTCACTGGAGCAAGAACTGACTATCCTTCGCCGGCTGCGTCACCCGGCCTTCCTGGAGGTGATGGCGGCGTGTCATGTGACCTCGCCCCAGCCAGACCACATCACCCTTGTGTTCCAGCAGGTGCCTTACGGCTCcctctaccaccatcttcacgtCGAG CACCGGGACCTGAGTGTGGGCGGAGCTGTGGACATCCTGGTGGGCGTGGTGGAGGCCCTGCTCTTCCTCCACGCCCACAACTGGCTGCACACGGCACTCTCCTCGCATGCCCTCCATCTCGTCTCCACAAACCACGCCAAGCTGGGCGGGTTTGAGTTTGCTATAGAAATGCATGGCCAG GGATGCAGTATGAAGGCTCAAGACCTTCTCCGTGCCTCCTGGCTATACCCCTGGCAGGCCCCAGAGACGCTCAGCGAGCAGATGGTCTCCATACGCTCGGAGATCTATTCTTTCACTGCTATTATGTGGGAGATATGGTCAG GTATGCCTCCAtgggcaggtgtggaggaggctgaggtggtgcagagggtgggtGGTGGGGAGACCCTTCCAGCTGTGAGCGAGTCCTTGCCTTCCCTTGTCCGTTACCTCACTCAGTATGGCCTCAAGTGGAACTCTCACCAGAGAGAACTTGACTTGCAAGAGATCCACACAATGCTCCGGTCTTTAAAG ATTCAGTCGAATGAGGAGGATCGTGTGCCAGCTGTTCctgcatggggtccaccatccaTACCAAATACACCGGTTATTGGCAGACACGCATCACAGACATCTGCTCACACTTCTCCTTCATCAAAGAGAAACTCTTCTTTGACATCCCAATCCACTTCCAGCGAGTCAACCAATATCTGTAAATATAGTTCTGGGTCCCCATCTAGTCACCCAGAAATATCTAGTGATTTTAGTGAAAACAATAGAAAATCAAGAAATTCATGGTCATCCAGGCAGGTGATAGTAACTAGCGAAGTGCACGCTCCCCAAACGTCTGCACCCCGCCGCCATAATACAGCACACACCCCTCAGAAACTGCACTCTCAGGAGGTGCAGAAGTCATCAAATGTTCCTTTAGAAGATAAATTGGATGGAGGCGTGCCGAGAAAGACACATTGTGTGCCAGGAAATGCCGTTGGCAAGATAACGGGTGTAGATAGTGGCTTCTCGACACCATGTACCCGCACGCCCAGTCCCACCATGGACACCATAACTAGTGCCAA AATTAATCCATCATTTTTAACTTCAACACCATCTCGACTACCAACTACTTCAGTGTTAAGAGTGGATCTCCAACCAGATCTTCTCCCTAATAAAGTCAATATTAAATCTCTCTCAAATGGGCAAACCCCAGATATACTGGACCGTGGGCATATGGAATGTTCTAAAGGTGGATGTAGGAACAGAGGACAAGTGACACCCAGATATTCTGCGTTATCTgaccaaccttcaccatctcccATTACACCAGTTACAGATTCTGATCACTCGCGTACGAGTTCCCCAGTGGATGAACGAGCAGTTGGGTATGGATACATTTCCAATGCCGCTAAAAGAGCTTTTTTGATGGAAAGTGATGGTGGGGATGATGGTACTTCTGCACTGCCTGAGCGTCCCTCTAGTGCTTCCCGACTTGATCGAAATGATGTCCAACATCAAGTAACAGATGTCCTTCGAAGAGCGGAGGTAGTACGTCGAGGGTTGAGTATGACTAACATTAGCTCGCCCAGCTTTGCGACCAGTGCTTGTGTTACTAGGACCACCTCCCATGTCTCGTTGACTAGCGCTTCCTCCAGTGCCAGTAGTGACACGAGTGGAAGGCGGCCCGTTCGTACTGTCAGTCAAATTACGCTTACCCTCAGGAAGCTATCACAAGTCTCGGACTCCTCTTCTAGTAAGGACGATTTGAATGAACCCCACCAAGAGCCACAGGCACTCTCTCGAAGGTCTCGCTCTCTCCCGAAGAGTCCAGCACACACTCCCAG ACACTGCAGAAAGGCGGGAAGTACTGGATGGGAGGAGATCACGGGCATCAAGCCAGCCAGCCATCAGCTGACACGCCATTCATCTTCGTGCTCCTTGGCGAGTGGTCCCTCTAGTCCCACCCATTACAACAGCCCATCTACTTCCtggcaacaccacaacactataggtGCTTGTGCGAGACCTTCCTCTAGTCAGGGCAGCTCGTCGCACTCCGCTGCAGGCACTGAG AAGACAAGTGTCGGGCGACGGTGGAAGAGTATCAGTGGCACTTCGGGTGGCCTTGGGGACACGGCAGTCAAGATCCAGCCTCGTCGACACTCAGAGGGCCAGAGACCTCGAGCTCGCAGGAGCAAACGGCATCAAGAAGTGGAG GTTGAGGAGGAGTTCTTTGATGACGAGTTCAATGCGCAATTATTCCAGCAGCCACACATGCAGCTATCAGTGGGATCCTCCGAGAACCTCCTGGATAGCCGGGCACCGCACTCCATGCTGGCAGATGGATCAG TATCACCAGTAAGCTTCGGTTTAAATAGCTTCTCTCCAAGCCTTACAAGTAGCGAAGACGAGGTAGATGAGGCGGAGCCGGAAGGGGGAGCGTCAAGAGTAGCTGGCAGACCGTGTGGGAGACTAAGGGCTGTGGAAGAAAATGGGAACTCTGAGGATGACAACGATGAGGGAAAGACACAAGTTGTCATTGATAGCTTGAAAGATTTTGCTTTTGTGGATGATGCCAAGATGCCAGCAGTCAGTGAAAATGAACAAAGCAGTGACAATGATGATGCAACCAGTGGTCCATGGAGATATAAGGAATTTAATAAGGAATATGAGCCCTTGAAAAGTGTTGAGCTCCTTAGAAATCTTGGAAAGAATTTTAGTACGTACCTTCCCCCACATTCCATTGGAAGTGATACAGAGACGGAACCTTGA
- the LOC123747858 gene encoding serine-rich adhesin for platelets isoform X4: MTLHRSLARTATTNTTGLAHPLPHAASKTSLALKGVSSCCIFCKRQGSLASVWGACINEGEAVSPRPQPYTGGTNSTLHKTVSCHILDQMYVSTSLPLLTPGDLKRPEVTGIAYTCGGPTVYSPYTWLGTNVTVRRPTPALSLPKENAQKGEDKSAPDQGACKSLEQELTILRRLRHPAFLEVMAACHVTSPQPDHITLVFQQVPYGSLYHHLHVEHRDLSVGGAVDILVGVVEALLFLHAHNWLHTALSSHALHLVSTNHAKLGGFEFAIEMHGQGCSMKAQDLLRASWLYPWQAPETLSEQMVSIRSEIYSFTAIMWEIWSGMPPWAGVEEAEVVQRVGGGETLPAVSESLPSLVRYLTQYGLKWNSHQRELDLQEIHTMLRSLKIQSNEEDRVPAVPAWGPPSIPNTPVIGRHASQTSAHTSPSSKRNSSLTSQSTSSESTNICKYSSGSPSSHPEISSDFSENNRKSRNSWSSRQVIVTSEVHAPQTSAPRRHNTAHTPQKLHSQEVQKSSNVPLEDKLDGGVPRKTHCVPGNAVGKITGVDSGFSTPCTRTPSPTMDTITSAKINPSFLTSTPSRLPTTSVLRVDLQPDLLPNKVNIKSLSNGQTPDILDRGHMECSKGGCRNRGQVTPRYSALSDQPSPSPITPVTDSDHSRTSSPVDERAVGYGYISNAAKRAFLMESDGGDDGTSALPERPSSASRLDRNDVQHQVTDVLRRAEVVRRGLSMTNISSPSFATSACVTRTTSHVSLTSASSSASSDTSGRRPVRTVSQITLTLRKLSQVSDSSSSKDDLNEPHQEPQALSRRSRSLPKSPAHTPRHCRKAGSTGWEEITGIKPASHQLTRHSSSCSLASGPSSPTHYNSPSTSWQHHNTIGACARPSSSQGSSSHSAAGTEKTSVGRRWKSISGTSGGLGDTAVKIQPRRHSEGQRPRARRSKRHQEVEVEEEFFDDEFNAQLFQQPHMQLSVGSSENLLDSRAPHSMLADGSVSPVSFGLNSFSPSLTSSEDEVDEAEPEGGASRVAGRPCGRLRAVEENGNSEDDNDEGKTQVVIDSLKDFAFVDDAKMPAVSENEQSSDNDDATSGPWRYKEFNKEYEPLKSVELLRNLGKNFSTYLPPHSIGSDTETEP, translated from the exons ATGACCCTGCACCGCTCCCTGGCccgcaccgccaccaccaacaccaccggcCTCGCCCATCCCCTGCCTCATGCCGCCTCCAAGACCAGCCTCGCCCTCAA AGGTGTTAGTTCCTGCTGCATTTTCTGCAA gCGTCAAGGGAGCCTAGCCAGCGTGTGGGGCGCCTGCATCAACGAAGGGGAGGCGGTGTCTCCACGTCCCCAGCCCTACACTGGTGGCACCAACTCTACCCTCCACAAG ACAGTTTCGTGTCATATTCTGGACCAGATGTATGTCTCGACCTCGCTACCCCTGCTGACCCCAGGTGACCTCAAGCGTCCAGAGGTCACAGGAATTGCTTACAC ATGTGGTGGGCCTACGGTGTACTCTCCCTACACCTGGCTGGGTACCAACGTCACGGTGCGCAGACCCACACCAGCACTATCACTACCCAAGGAAAATGCACAGAAGG GAGAGGACAAGAGTGCCCCTGACCAAGGCGCCTGCAAGTCACTGGAGCAAGAACTGACTATCCTTCGCCGGCTGCGTCACCCGGCCTTCCTGGAGGTGATGGCGGCGTGTCATGTGACCTCGCCCCAGCCAGACCACATCACCCTTGTGTTCCAGCAGGTGCCTTACGGCTCcctctaccaccatcttcacgtCGAG CACCGGGACCTGAGTGTGGGCGGAGCTGTGGACATCCTGGTGGGCGTGGTGGAGGCCCTGCTCTTCCTCCACGCCCACAACTGGCTGCACACGGCACTCTCCTCGCATGCCCTCCATCTCGTCTCCACAAACCACGCCAAGCTGGGCGGGTTTGAGTTTGCTATAGAAATGCATGGCCAG GGATGCAGTATGAAGGCTCAAGACCTTCTCCGTGCCTCCTGGCTATACCCCTGGCAGGCCCCAGAGACGCTCAGCGAGCAGATGGTCTCCATACGCTCGGAGATCTATTCTTTCACTGCTATTATGTGGGAGATATGGTCAG GTATGCCTCCAtgggcaggtgtggaggaggctgaggtggtgcagagggtgggtGGTGGGGAGACCCTTCCAGCTGTGAGCGAGTCCTTGCCTTCCCTTGTCCGTTACCTCACTCAGTATGGCCTCAAGTGGAACTCTCACCAGAGAGAACTTGACTTGCAAGAGATCCACACAATGCTCCGGTCTTTAAAG ATTCAGTCGAATGAGGAGGATCGTGTGCCAGCTGTTCctgcatggggtccaccatccaTACCAAATACACCGGTTATTGGCAGACACGCATCACAGACATCTGCTCACACTTCTCCTTCATCAAAGAGAAACTCTTCTTTGACATCCCAATCCACTTCCAGCGAGTCAACCAATATCTGTAAATATAGTTCTGGGTCCCCATCTAGTCACCCAGAAATATCTAGTGATTTTAGTGAAAACAATAGAAAATCAAGAAATTCATGGTCATCCAGGCAGGTGATAGTAACTAGCGAAGTGCACGCTCCCCAAACGTCTGCACCCCGCCGCCATAATACAGCACACACCCCTCAGAAACTGCACTCTCAGGAGGTGCAGAAGTCATCAAATGTTCCTTTAGAAGATAAATTGGATGGAGGCGTGCCGAGAAAGACACATTGTGTGCCAGGAAATGCCGTTGGCAAGATAACGGGTGTAGATAGTGGCTTCTCGACACCATGTACCCGCACGCCCAGTCCCACCATGGACACCATAACTAGTGCCAA AATTAATCCATCATTTTTAACTTCAACACCATCTCGACTACCAACTACTTCAGTGTTAAGAGTGGATCTCCAACCAGATCTTCTCCCTAATAAAGTCAATATTAAATCTCTCTCAAATGGGCAAACCCCAGATATACTGGACCGTGGGCATATGGAATGTTCTAAAGGTGGATGTAGGAACAGAGGACAAGTGACACCCAGATATTCTGCGTTATCTgaccaaccttcaccatctcccATTACACCAGTTACAGATTCTGATCACTCGCGTACGAGTTCCCCAGTGGATGAACGAGCAGTTGGGTATGGATACATTTCCAATGCCGCTAAAAGAGCTTTTTTGATGGAAAGTGATGGTGGGGATGATGGTACTTCTGCACTGCCTGAGCGTCCCTCTAGTGCTTCCCGACTTGATCGAAATGATGTCCAACATCAAGTAACAGATGTCCTTCGAAGAGCGGAGGTAGTACGTCGAGGGTTGAGTATGACTAACATTAGCTCGCCCAGCTTTGCGACCAGTGCTTGTGTTACTAGGACCACCTCCCATGTCTCGTTGACTAGCGCTTCCTCCAGTGCCAGTAGTGACACGAGTGGAAGGCGGCCCGTTCGTACTGTCAGTCAAATTACGCTTACCCTCAGGAAGCTATCACAAGTCTCGGACTCCTCTTCTAGTAAGGACGATTTGAATGAACCCCACCAAGAGCCACAGGCACTCTCTCGAAGGTCTCGCTCTCTCCCGAAGAGTCCAGCACACACTCCCAG ACACTGCAGAAAGGCGGGAAGTACTGGATGGGAGGAGATCACGGGCATCAAGCCAGCCAGCCATCAGCTGACACGCCATTCATCTTCGTGCTCCTTGGCGAGTGGTCCCTCTAGTCCCACCCATTACAACAGCCCATCTACTTCCtggcaacaccacaacactataggtGCTTGTGCGAGACCTTCCTCTAGTCAGGGCAGCTCGTCGCACTCCGCTGCAGGCACTGAG AAGACAAGTGTCGGGCGACGGTGGAAGAGTATCAGTGGCACTTCGGGTGGCCTTGGGGACACGGCAGTCAAGATCCAGCCTCGTCGACACTCAGAGGGCCAGAGACCTCGAGCTCGCAGGAGCAAACGGCATCAAGAAGTGGAG GTTGAGGAGGAGTTCTTTGATGACGAGTTCAATGCGCAATTATTCCAGCAGCCACACATGCAGCTATCAGTGGGATCCTCCGAGAACCTCCTGGATAGCCGGGCACCGCACTCCATGCTGGCAGATGGATCAG TATCACCAGTAAGCTTCGGTTTAAATAGCTTCTCTCCAAGCCTTACAAGTAGCGAAGACGAGGTAGATGAGGCGGAGCCGGAAGGGGGAGCGTCAAGAGTAGCTGGCAGACCGTGTGGGAGACTAAGGGCTGTGGAAGAAAATGGGAACTCTGAGGATGACAACGATGAGGGAAAGACACAAGTTGTCATTGATAGCTTGAAAGATTTTGCTTTTGTGGATGATGCCAAGATGCCAGCAGTCAGTGAAAATGAACAAAGCAGTGACAATGATGATGCAACCAGTGGTCCATGGAGATATAAGGAATTTAATAAGGAATATGAGCCCTTGAAAAGTGTTGAGCTCCTTAGAAATCTTGGAAAGAATTTTAGTACGTACCTTCCCCCACATTCCATTGGAAGTGATACAGAGACGGAACCTTGA
- the LOC123747858 gene encoding serine-rich adhesin for platelets isoform X2, with the protein MLPSPMRALCRGPQEKSPDELHLAVLTGRTKRIKHLLKKGVHIESVNSHGQTPLFCASFGGDNEVVLLLLRLGANPNRRCGLKGATPVHGAAYRGSRRVLRLLAEAGGDLALTDNEDQTPRDYALKQPSPIRRQKILNFLDLLLAMTLHRSLARTATTNTTGLAHPLPHAASKTSLALKRQGSLASVWGACINEGEAVSPRPQPYTGGTNSTLHKTVSCHILDQMYVSTSLPLLTPGDLKRPEVTGIAYTCGGPTVYSPYTWLGTNVTVRRPTPALSLPKENAQKGEDKSAPDQGACKSLEQELTILRRLRHPAFLEVMAACHVTSPQPDHITLVFQQVPYGSLYHHLHVEHRDLSVGGAVDILVGVVEALLFLHAHNWLHTALSSHALHLVSTNHAKLGGFEFAIEMHGQGCSMKAQDLLRASWLYPWQAPETLSEQMVSIRSEIYSFTAIMWEIWSGMPPWAGVEEAEVVQRVGGGETLPAVSESLPSLVRYLTQYGLKWNSHQRELDLQEIHTMLRSLKIQSNEEDRVPAVPAWGPPSIPNTPVIGRHASQTSAHTSPSSKRNSSLTSQSTSSESTNICKYSSGSPSSHPEISSDFSENNRKSRNSWSSRQVIVTSEVHAPQTSAPRRHNTAHTPQKLHSQEVQKSSNVPLEDKLDGGVPRKTHCVPGNAVGKITGVDSGFSTPCTRTPSPTMDTITSAKINPSFLTSTPSRLPTTSVLRVDLQPDLLPNKVNIKSLSNGQTPDILDRGHMECSKGGCRNRGQVTPRYSALSDQPSPSPITPVTDSDHSRTSSPVDERAVGYGYISNAAKRAFLMESDGGDDGTSALPERPSSASRLDRNDVQHQVTDVLRRAEVVRRGLSMTNISSPSFATSACVTRTTSHVSLTSASSSASSDTSGRRPVRTVSQITLTLRKLSQVSDSSSSKDDLNEPHQEPQALSRRSRSLPKSPAHTPRHCRKAGSTGWEEITGIKPASHQLTRHSSSCSLASGPSSPTHYNSPSTSWQHHNTIGACARPSSSQGSSSHSAAGTEKTSVGRRWKSISGTSGGLGDTAVKIQPRRHSEGQRPRARRSKRHQEVEVEEEFFDDEFNAQLFQQPHMQLSVGSSENLLDSRAPHSMLADGSVSPVSFGLNSFSPSLTSSEDEVDEAEPEGGASRVAGRPCGRLRAVEENGNSEDDNDEGKTQVVIDSLKDFAFVDDAKMPAVSENEQSSDNDDATSGPWRYKEFNKEYEPLKSVELLRNLGKNFSTYLPPHSIGSDTETEP; encoded by the exons GTGTACACATCGAGAGCGTGAACTCCCACGGCCAGACTCCGCTCTTCTGCGCCTCCTTCGGCGGGGACAacgaggtggtgctgctgttgctgcggcTGGGCGCCAATCCTAATCGTCGGTGTGGCCTCAAGGGCGCCACCCCCGTCCACGGCGCTGCCTACAGGGGCTCCCGCAGGGTCCTCAGACTCCTGGCGGAGGCCGGCGGCGATCTTGCCCTCACTGATAATGAGGACCAGACTCCCAG GGACTACGCACTGAAGCAGCCGTCGCCGATCCGTCGCCAGAAGATCCTTAATTTCCTGGACCTGCTGCTGGCGATGACCCTGCACCGCTCCCTGGCccgcaccgccaccaccaacaccaccggcCTCGCCCATCCCCTGCCTCATGCCGCCTCCAAGACCAGCCTCGCCCTCAA gCGTCAAGGGAGCCTAGCCAGCGTGTGGGGCGCCTGCATCAACGAAGGGGAGGCGGTGTCTCCACGTCCCCAGCCCTACACTGGTGGCACCAACTCTACCCTCCACAAG ACAGTTTCGTGTCATATTCTGGACCAGATGTATGTCTCGACCTCGCTACCCCTGCTGACCCCAGGTGACCTCAAGCGTCCAGAGGTCACAGGAATTGCTTACAC ATGTGGTGGGCCTACGGTGTACTCTCCCTACACCTGGCTGGGTACCAACGTCACGGTGCGCAGACCCACACCAGCACTATCACTACCCAAGGAAAATGCACAGAAGG GAGAGGACAAGAGTGCCCCTGACCAAGGCGCCTGCAAGTCACTGGAGCAAGAACTGACTATCCTTCGCCGGCTGCGTCACCCGGCCTTCCTGGAGGTGATGGCGGCGTGTCATGTGACCTCGCCCCAGCCAGACCACATCACCCTTGTGTTCCAGCAGGTGCCTTACGGCTCcctctaccaccatcttcacgtCGAG CACCGGGACCTGAGTGTGGGCGGAGCTGTGGACATCCTGGTGGGCGTGGTGGAGGCCCTGCTCTTCCTCCACGCCCACAACTGGCTGCACACGGCACTCTCCTCGCATGCCCTCCATCTCGTCTCCACAAACCACGCCAAGCTGGGCGGGTTTGAGTTTGCTATAGAAATGCATGGCCAG GGATGCAGTATGAAGGCTCAAGACCTTCTCCGTGCCTCCTGGCTATACCCCTGGCAGGCCCCAGAGACGCTCAGCGAGCAGATGGTCTCCATACGCTCGGAGATCTATTCTTTCACTGCTATTATGTGGGAGATATGGTCAG GTATGCCTCCAtgggcaggtgtggaggaggctgaggtggtgcagagggtgggtGGTGGGGAGACCCTTCCAGCTGTGAGCGAGTCCTTGCCTTCCCTTGTCCGTTACCTCACTCAGTATGGCCTCAAGTGGAACTCTCACCAGAGAGAACTTGACTTGCAAGAGATCCACACAATGCTCCGGTCTTTAAAG ATTCAGTCGAATGAGGAGGATCGTGTGCCAGCTGTTCctgcatggggtccaccatccaTACCAAATACACCGGTTATTGGCAGACACGCATCACAGACATCTGCTCACACTTCTCCTTCATCAAAGAGAAACTCTTCTTTGACATCCCAATCCACTTCCAGCGAGTCAACCAATATCTGTAAATATAGTTCTGGGTCCCCATCTAGTCACCCAGAAATATCTAGTGATTTTAGTGAAAACAATAGAAAATCAAGAAATTCATGGTCATCCAGGCAGGTGATAGTAACTAGCGAAGTGCACGCTCCCCAAACGTCTGCACCCCGCCGCCATAATACAGCACACACCCCTCAGAAACTGCACTCTCAGGAGGTGCAGAAGTCATCAAATGTTCCTTTAGAAGATAAATTGGATGGAGGCGTGCCGAGAAAGACACATTGTGTGCCAGGAAATGCCGTTGGCAAGATAACGGGTGTAGATAGTGGCTTCTCGACACCATGTACCCGCACGCCCAGTCCCACCATGGACACCATAACTAGTGCCAA AATTAATCCATCATTTTTAACTTCAACACCATCTCGACTACCAACTACTTCAGTGTTAAGAGTGGATCTCCAACCAGATCTTCTCCCTAATAAAGTCAATATTAAATCTCTCTCAAATGGGCAAACCCCAGATATACTGGACCGTGGGCATATGGAATGTTCTAAAGGTGGATGTAGGAACAGAGGACAAGTGACACCCAGATATTCTGCGTTATCTgaccaaccttcaccatctcccATTACACCAGTTACAGATTCTGATCACTCGCGTACGAGTTCCCCAGTGGATGAACGAGCAGTTGGGTATGGATACATTTCCAATGCCGCTAAAAGAGCTTTTTTGATGGAAAGTGATGGTGGGGATGATGGTACTTCTGCACTGCCTGAGCGTCCCTCTAGTGCTTCCCGACTTGATCGAAATGATGTCCAACATCAAGTAACAGATGTCCTTCGAAGAGCGGAGGTAGTACGTCGAGGGTTGAGTATGACTAACATTAGCTCGCCCAGCTTTGCGACCAGTGCTTGTGTTACTAGGACCACCTCCCATGTCTCGTTGACTAGCGCTTCCTCCAGTGCCAGTAGTGACACGAGTGGAAGGCGGCCCGTTCGTACTGTCAGTCAAATTACGCTTACCCTCAGGAAGCTATCACAAGTCTCGGACTCCTCTTCTAGTAAGGACGATTTGAATGAACCCCACCAAGAGCCACAGGCACTCTCTCGAAGGTCTCGCTCTCTCCCGAAGAGTCCAGCACACACTCCCAG ACACTGCAGAAAGGCGGGAAGTACTGGATGGGAGGAGATCACGGGCATCAAGCCAGCCAGCCATCAGCTGACACGCCATTCATCTTCGTGCTCCTTGGCGAGTGGTCCCTCTAGTCCCACCCATTACAACAGCCCATCTACTTCCtggcaacaccacaacactataggtGCTTGTGCGAGACCTTCCTCTAGTCAGGGCAGCTCGTCGCACTCCGCTGCAGGCACTGAG AAGACAAGTGTCGGGCGACGGTGGAAGAGTATCAGTGGCACTTCGGGTGGCCTTGGGGACACGGCAGTCAAGATCCAGCCTCGTCGACACTCAGAGGGCCAGAGACCTCGAGCTCGCAGGAGCAAACGGCATCAAGAAGTGGAG GTTGAGGAGGAGTTCTTTGATGACGAGTTCAATGCGCAATTATTCCAGCAGCCACACATGCAGCTATCAGTGGGATCCTCCGAGAACCTCCTGGATAGCCGGGCACCGCACTCCATGCTGGCAGATGGATCAG TATCACCAGTAAGCTTCGGTTTAAATAGCTTCTCTCCAAGCCTTACAAGTAGCGAAGACGAGGTAGATGAGGCGGAGCCGGAAGGGGGAGCGTCAAGAGTAGCTGGCAGACCGTGTGGGAGACTAAGGGCTGTGGAAGAAAATGGGAACTCTGAGGATGACAACGATGAGGGAAAGACACAAGTTGTCATTGATAGCTTGAAAGATTTTGCTTTTGTGGATGATGCCAAGATGCCAGCAGTCAGTGAAAATGAACAAAGCAGTGACAATGATGATGCAACCAGTGGTCCATGGAGATATAAGGAATTTAATAAGGAATATGAGCCCTTGAAAAGTGTTGAGCTCCTTAGAAATCTTGGAAAGAATTTTAGTACGTACCTTCCCCCACATTCCATTGGAAGTGATACAGAGACGGAACCTTGA